The following proteins are encoded in a genomic region of Triticum dicoccoides isolate Atlit2015 ecotype Zavitan chromosome 1B, WEW_v2.0, whole genome shotgun sequence:
- the LOC119302193 gene encoding uncharacterized protein At4g08330, chloroplastic-like, which translates to MEFDKRTGTPSPLLPRSASTVTYCCGRCGYDLKLSSSARDTAGIVGSGAGGARRRDWRSAAVVVFDSIDDARFGHLDEFRCLDLRARRLFAHRTRLLCRKCGAHLGYGYDDNTTATRPPRYHIKIRALHPASSDDAFSAAATPPPPDKPADPRS; encoded by the exons ATGGAGTTCGACAAGCGCACGGGGACGCCTTCTCCCCTTCTCCCCCGGAGCGCCTCCACCGTCACCTACTG CTGCGGCCGGTGCGGGTACGACCTGAAGCTGAGCTCGTCGGCGCGGGACACGGCGGGCATCGTGGGCTCCGGCGCCGGAGGGGCGAGGCGACGGGACTGGCGGAGCGCGGCCGTGGTGGTGTTCGACTCCATCGACGACGCGCGCTTCGGCCACCTCGACGAGTTCCGCTGCCTCGACCTGCGCGCGCGCCGCCTCTTCGCGCACCGCACGCGCCTGCTCTGCCGCAAGTGCGGCGCGCACCTCGGCTACGGCTACGACGACAACACCACCGCCACCAGGCCGCCGCGGTACCACATCAAGATCCGCGCCCTCCACCCCGCCTCCTCCGATGACGCCTTCTCCGCCGCCgcgacgccaccgccgcccgacAAGCCGGCGGATCCGCGATCTTGA